AGTTTGCTTTTTCAACAGACGGGCAGCCTCCAACCTTGCTGGACAAGGATTATGCACTGCAGAACAATGCTGTTGCTACAGCCTCCGCAGGTAATCAGAAATTTCTGTTTGTCATCGTAAACGGTAAGCTGGCCGTTTCCTTTACTTCCGGGGTCCTTCAATTCAATGGTGAATTACATCCAGCCGCCTGATGCTTCATTGTGAATCTAAAATCAAACATGATGAAACCTATAAAATTATTAGCTATTACAATGCTCGCCGTAACGGCATTTACTGCCTGTAAAAAACACGAAACATCAGGTAATACGCCTGCTGTTCCCAACAATGATGGATTACATATTGTGGACGGCCATTTTCTTGCCGATGGTGCAGGGAACAAAGTGGTACTGCGTGGCGTGAATATGGGATCTGCCTGGACCGATGGCCTGGGCATGACGGAAATACCTGAAATTGAAAAGACCGGCGCAAATGCCATCAGATTCATGCTCCAGCGCCAATCCGATAACAGTGAGCCCGCCCCTATAACTGCAGCGCAGATAGAACCACTGATTACTACCTGTATCAGCAAAGGCATCATTCCTATATTGGAAATACATGATTTTACAGGGCTGGACAAGGATAATCAGGGAAACAAATACGACCTGGCTGACGCCTTTAACCAGGCAGTCGGATGGTGGACTGGTACAGCTATGAAGAATATGCTGATGAAATATCAGCAATCTATCATTCTGAATATTGCTAATGAACCGTCTTATGAGAACACCTCTGCAGATGATTATACAGCCGTGAATATAGATGCGGTAAAACGCTTACGTAGCGCCGGATTCAGCTGCCCTATTATGATTGACGCCGTTAACTGGGGCAAAAGTGCTGATTATTTTGTTCAGT
The genomic region above belongs to Chitinophaga sp. 180180018-3 and contains:
- a CDS encoding cellulase family glycosylhydrolase → MMKPIKLLAITMLAVTAFTACKKHETSGNTPAVPNNDGLHIVDGHFLADGAGNKVVLRGVNMGSAWTDGLGMTEIPEIEKTGANAIRFMLQRQSDNSEPAPITAAQIEPLITTCISKGIIPILEIHDFTGLDKDNQGNKYDLADAFNQAVGWWTGTAMKNMLMKYQQSIILNIANEPSYENTSADDYTAVNIDAVKRLRSAGFSCPIMIDAVNWGKSADYFVQSGPTLMDADPIHSLIFSIHTYWPTQGAFGNYSDAQITTNLTNLSKTGLPVVIGEIASVDDQRSDDEIKNNTNPQKIRPINFLLMMNLCQQSQMGYMVFWWGFVKPIESNNIESMSPNGTFKGLTGAGLAFAVTDRNSIMKTSQKAVLK